Part of the Balnearium lithotrophicum genome is shown below.
TCCCATTCCGAACTCGGTAGTTAAGCCCGCCAGCGCCGATGATACTGCCCGCGGGAGCGGGTGGGAAAGTAGGGCGGTGCCAGGCTTTTTTATTTCGCTGCGTCTACTCCAAAGCTTCCCATAACTGAAAATAGTGTTATAAGAACATTGGTTTTCAGAAACCAATTTAAATTTGTTATGATACTGGGATAAATACCAAGAATTAAAAGAGAAAGAGCTGAAACTGTTAAGGATATAGCCAAAATTGTAATAAGTCTTAGTGGTAAAATTCCTGCAATATTTTGAGTTTTCCAATTTTCTAATTTTCCGTATTTAATAACTATAAATAAGCCAAGAATTATAAGAATTAACAAAACAACAGTATGTAAATAGGACATTTTTTGAGAAATTTCCCATATGTCTGCATTTGCTGCAAAGGGAAAAGCAAGAAGTATAGCTCCAGCTATTTCCTGGATTAAATCCTTTAATTGAAAACCGGATTTCTCATGTTTGATTTTATTCCTTATTTTCCCAATTTCTTTTTCTATTCCTTCGGCTTGCTTTCCTACTTTATCCACCTGACCTAAACCTCCATGATAAAATTTAAAATATGAGATTGCAGCTTACGCTCATTCTATTTTTGATACTTTACTCTTCAAGAGCTCTTTCCTTAGGTTGTCCCAGTCTTTCTGAGGCACAAATAATATTAAATTTATCCCTTAAGTATCCTTTAGTCGTTAAATCTGTCGTTCCATTTCCTTCCTTCAACAGCTGTAAAATATTC
Proteins encoded:
- a CDS encoding DUF2391 family protein, with product MDKVGKQAEGIEKEIGKIRNKIKHEKSGFQLKDLIQEIAGAILLAFPFAANADIWEISQKMSYLHTVVLLILIILGLFIVIKYGKLENWKTQNIAGILPLRLITILAISLTVSALSLLILGIYPSIITNLNWFLKTNVLITLFSVMGSFGVDAAK